A single window of Mustela erminea isolate mMusErm1 chromosome 4, mMusErm1.Pri, whole genome shotgun sequence DNA harbors:
- the LOC116589286 gene encoding UL16-binding protein 3-like: MIQSVAASSWQRRPASSLSWQLRLWLGPRPLASVRACSLASAASIRRGSWATVSSFSGTETGSLSAGDRRPPAQPARPSKHVLLPTGVPSEATPRLTWHPPSRLGVAMEPTAAATTLTGRSGLLFLLFLLRLPRGITAAPAGLVVGATRGGAGTDALSLSYNFSITSQARPGQPWCEIQGRVSGNEYLYYACGSKRVIPIGPWGMKLEDTAFWDTQMEPLEDLGEELRKKLLDIKAEIFTESDSLTLQVSLMCEPGAHGHSRGSWRFVFTEQLTCLFDPENRKWIEIPPGDQQVKDMLDGDRELTELLMKIANGDCKRWLQKLREHSNEMQETTGAPATTPPVALVKDAAIRPITSVLLVVLTHLILLVVQGIIL, translated from the exons ATGATTCAGTCCGTCGCTGCCTCCAGCTGGCAGCGTCGCCCAGCGAGTTCGCTCAGCTGGCAGCTCCGCCTTTGGCTCGGTCCTCGGCCGCTTGCCTCCGTCCGCGCGTGTTCCCTCGCCTCTGCCGCAAGCATAAGAAGGGGAAGTTGGGCGACGGTGAGCAGCTTCTCCGGGACAGAGACCGGGTCCCTCTCGGCGGGAGACAGGCGCCCTCCCGCGCAGCCCGCCCGGCCCAGCAAGCACGTTCTGCTTCCCACCGGGGTTCCTTCGGAAGCCACTCCGCGCCTCACCTGGCACCCCCCATCCCGGCTCGGGGTCGCGATGGAGCCCACGGCCGCCGCCACCACGCTCACGGGGCGCTCGGGGCTCCTGTTCCTGCTGTTTCTCCTGCGGCTGCCGCGCGGCATCACGGCGGCGCCGGCCGGGTTGGTCGTGGGCGCGACGCGCGGCGGAGCAGGGACAG ATGCTCTCTCGCTTTCCTACAATTTCTCCATCACATCTCAGGCCAGGCCTGGACAACCGTGGTGTGAGATTCAAGGCCGGGTCAGTGGAAACGAGTATCTTTACTATGCCTGTGGGAGCAAGCGGGTCATACCCATCGGTCCTTGGGGGATGAAGCTGGAGGACACAGCATTCTGGGACACACAGATGGAACCTCTGGAGGACCTGGGGGAAGAGCTCAGAAAGAAACTGCTGGACATCAAAGCAGAGATTTTCACTGAGAGCG aTTCTCTCACCCTGCAGGTCAGCCTGATGTGTGAGCCTGGGGCCCACGGACACAGCAGAGGATCCTGGCGGTTTGTCTTCACTGAACAGTTAACCTGCCTCTTTGACCCGGAGAACAGAAAGTGGATAGAGATTCCTCCTGGAGACCAACAGGTTAAGGACATGTTGGACGGTGACAGAGAGTTGACTGAGCTCCTCATGAAGATCGCAAACGGAGACTGTAAGAGATGGCTCCAGAAACTGCGGGAGCACAGCAATGAGATGCAGGAGACCACAG gAGCACCGGCCACAACCCCGCC